The following nucleotide sequence is from Tardiphaga alba.
GATCCGACATCAGACGGACCATCAGCACCTGGGTTTCGGGATCGCCGAAACGGGCATTGTATTCGATCAACTTCGGGCCTTCGTCGGTGATCATCAGGCCGGCAAACAGCACGCCCTTATACGGGCAGCCCATCGCCTTCATGGCCTTCAGCGTCGGCAGGATGATCTCGTCCATGGTGCGCTTCTGGATCGCATCGGTGAAAACCGGTGCCGGCGAATAGGCGCCCATACCGCCGGTATTCGGCCCCTTGTCGCCGTCGAAAACGCGCTTGTGGTCCTGTGCGGCCACCAGCGGCAGTGCATTCTCGCCATCGCACAGCACGAAGAACGAGGCTTCCTCGCCGACCATGAATTCCTCGACCACAGCTTCCGCGCCGGCCGCGCCAAAGCCGCCACCGAGCATCATGTCGATGGCGTCTTCCGCTTCCTGCAGCGTCATCGCGACGACGACGCCCTTGCCGGCGGCGAGGCCGTCCGCCTTGATCACGATCGGCGCGCCCTGGGCGCGGATATAGGCTTTTGCCTTGTCCGCATCGTTGAAGCGTTCATAGGCCGCGGTCGGGATATTGTTGGCCTTGCAGATGTCCTTGGTGAAACCCTTGGAGCCTTCGAGGCGAGCGGCGGCCTTGCTCGGCCCGAACGCCTTGATGCCGGCGGCGGCGAGATCATCGACGATGCCGGCGGCGAGCGGCGCTTCCGGGCCGACCACGACGAAATCGACCTTGTTGTCGCGGCAGAATGTGATCACCGCCGCATGATCGGCGACATCCAGCGCGACACACTCCGCTTCCTGCGCGATGCCGGCATTGCCGGGCGCGCACCACAGTTTCGTCAGCAGCGGCGACGCCGCCAGCTTCCAGGCCAGCGCATGTTCACGGCCACCGGAACCGATCAAAAGAATGTTCATGGGAAGACTGCCTGGCGAAAGACTTTTCGGGTTTTGGATGGTTTTGCCAGCGTTTAGCATGCTATTCCGCTGCCGCAACAGCCCGAGACCCCGATGCCTAAAACTGCCGCTGCCCCGCTGACGAATTCCACCGAATTCACCGTCTCCGAGCTCTCTCAGGCGCTGAAGCGGACGGTGGAAGACGCCTATGGGAATGTGCGTGTGCGCGGCGAGATCACGGGCTTTCGCGGTCCGCATTCCTCCGGCCACTGCTATTTCTCGCTCAAGGACGAGAGCGCCAAGATCGAGGCGGTGATCTGGAAAGGGGTCCATGGCCGGATGCGATTCCGGCCGCAGGAGGGCCTCGAAGTTATCGCCACGGGCAAGCTGACCACCTATCCCGGGTCATCAAAGTACCAGATCGTCATCGAGGCGCTGGAGCCCGCCGGTGTCGGCGCGCTGATGGCGCTGATGGAAGAGCGCAAGCGCAAGCTCGGCGCCGAGGGCCTGTTCGACGAAGCGCGCAAGCAGCTTTTGCCATACCTGCCGGACGTGATCGGCGTCGTGACTTCGCCGACCGGCGCCGTCATCCGCGACATCCTGCATCGGCTGGAAGACCGCTTCCCCCGCCATGTGCTGGTGTGGCCGGTGCGCGTGCAGGGCGAAGGCTCGGCCGAACAGGTGGCCGCGGCGATCCATGGCTTCAATGCGCTGGACATCGGCGGCAAGATTCCGCGGCCCGACCTGCTCATCGTCGCGCGCGGCGGCGGCTCGCTGGAAGACCTGTGGTCGTTCAACGAAGAGATCGTGGTGCGTGCCGCAGCGGAGAGCATGATCCCGCTGATCTCGGCCGTGGGCCACGAGACCGACATCACGCTGATCGATTTCGCCTCCGACAAGCGCGCCCCGACACCGACGGCTGCAGCCGAAATGGCCGTGCCCGTGCGCGCGGAACTGCTGGTCGAGATCGGCACCTTCGAGCGTCGCATGATGCTGTGCTGGCAGCGCGCGCAGGAATCGCGTCGCAACGAACTTCGCGCTGCTGCGCGCGCCTTGCCCAATGCGGGCGACTTGCTCGCCATTCCGCGCCAACGCCTCGATGGCGCCGGCGCGTCGCTGCCGCGTGCATTGAAGGCGAATACGCATGCGCATCATCGCCGTTTCGTCGAAGCAAGCTCAGGCCTGACACTGCGGGTGCTCCGCGCGCAGATCGCGCATGCGACACAGCGACAGACGGTTTACGGAGAACGCCTGAAGCTTTCTGCCCGTGCACTGCTGCGACAACGCCGCGATCGTTTTGCCAATCTCGAACTCCGCCTCAAGGCCTCGAAATCGGCCAACGCGCAGGCGCAGCGGAATGCCATCACGCGGGATCGCGAGCGCACATTGCGCCTCACTGAGCGCGCCCGCCGCGCGTTGACCACGTTGCTGCAGCGCCAGCAGGCGCGCGTCGACGCATCGAACAAACTGCTCGCCGCCCTCTCCTATCGCAGCGTGCTGGCCCGCGGTTTTGCACTGGTGCGCGACGAACAGGGCGCAGCGCTGCATGCGGCCGCCGCCATCGATGCCGGCGCACGCCTGAGCATCGAATTTTCCGATGGGCGCGTAGGCGTCACCGCAGATGGTGATCATCCGGCGCCGGTCCGCGCGGCCAAACCCGCGGCAGCCAAACCGGCCACATCCAAGAGCGCGAAGAAAATCGACCAGGGCAGCCTGTTCTAGGTCCCGGCCCCCGCTTTCATTTACAGCCTCAAAGCCCTATTTATAGGGCAACGCATGACATCGACGTCTGGACGATCCAGGAGACCAGCCTTGCTCAACAAATTCGGCCCATCCGGCAATGGCGAAGCCAAACTGCAATATCTCGACGGCGATTTTCGCGTCGTGGCCCCCGGCACCTATGTGACCTGCGCCATCTCGGGCGAACGCATTCCGCTCGACGAGTTGAAGTACTGGAGCGTGGACCGGCAGGAGGCCTATGCGACGCATACGGCCGTGTTGAAGCGGCTTTATCCCGAGCAGGTGAAGTAAAGCTCGGCCGTAGGGCGGATTAGGCGAAGCCGTAATCCGCCGCGGAGTTTCAACCATGAATTCGGCCGGCGGATTACGCTCCGCTAATCCGCCCTACGGCTCAGCGCCTCGTCCCGGCCTTTGCGCGATTGAGAGTCTCGCGCACCAGACTGCGCAACCCGTCTTTATCCTCGACATCAAGCGCCACAGCGAAACCAGCGATGTCGGCTGCAGCCGGCATGTCGCGCAGCTTCACCAGGTCTTTCTCCGTCGTGACCAACGTCAAATTCTGCGAACGCGCCTGCACTACCAGCGCATCAATATCCGCCGTCGTATACGGATGATGATCGGCAAACACTTTCTCTACCGCGACATCCACCCCCGCATGGCGCAGCGTGCGGAAGAAGCGACCGGGGTCGCCTATTCCCGCAAAGGCCAGCACGCGCTTGCCCTGCAGCGCCTGCACCGACGCAGCATCCGACTTCAATCGCGCCGTGAACACCTTGCCACCGCGGCCATGCACCAGCGCAGAGACGCCGGTGGCAGCGACGCCATCGCCGATCACCACCAGAGCATCGGTGCGCGGGATCTGGCGGTCGAGCGGCGCTCGCAACGGGCCCGCCGGAAAGATACGACCGTTGCCAAGGCCGCGATTGCCGTCGATGACGATCAGCGACAGATCCTTGGCGATGGCCGGGTTCTGGAACCCGTCATCCATGACGATGACGCTAGCCCCGGTGGAGCGCGCCAGCGCGGCGCCACCGACGCGATCGCGGGCAATCACAACTGGAACATCGCGCGCCATCATCAGCGGCTCGTCGCCGACATCGGCGGCGCTGTGCCGTCCCGGCTCGACCTTCACCGGCCCCCGCAATTTGCCGCCATGGCCACGGCTGAGAACCACCGGCGTCTCGCCGAGCTCGCGCAGCAGTTTCACCAGCGCCAGGGTCGTCGGCGTCTTGCCGGCGCCCCCGGTGTGATAGTTGCCGACACAGATCACGGGAATGCCGACCACCGTCCCCTGCTTCATCATGCGCGCGGCGGTGATCTCGCCATAGACGGCGCCGAGCGGCATCAGCAGGCGCGACAGCAGGCTATTCCGCTGCTGCCAGAACGCCGGCTCACGCATGATGGCCACCCATCTCAAAGCGCAACTGCATCAGATAGGGCTCGAGCGCATGGAGCGTGCGATCAAGCCCGCCGCCGAGACGCGTGACAACTTGGGCCGCCGCGTCGATGGATATGTCGCGCGCAGCCCGGTCGCCCAGCATCTGTCCCAGCAGTTTTACAAGCTGCTCGGATGAGTTTGCCTGTCGCGCGCCCCCAGCGCGGTCCAGCGCATCATAGACATCGGTGAAATTGAACACATGCGGCCCATGAACGATGGCCGCGCCGAGCTTTGCAGGCTCGATGGGATTCTGGCCGCCATGCGGGACCAACGAGCCGCCCATGAACACCACCGGCGTCAGGCGGTAGAACAGACCCAGTTCGCCCATCGTATCGGCCACATAGACATCTGCACTGGGCGCCTCGCCACGCGAGCGCATGGTGACGCGAAGACCATTCGCCTGCACCATTTCCGCAATCGCCTCGCCACGGTGCGCGTGACGCGGGACGATGACGGTGAGCAGCGACGGAAAGAAATTTGTCAAGGCCTTATGGGTTTCGAGGATGATCTCCTCTTCGCCCGGATGGGTAGATGACGCCACGACGATCGGCCGCCCGCGCGTCGCCGCCTTCAAGGCGTCGAGCTTCGCTGCATCGCCGGGCGGCGCCTGCACGTCGAATTTCAGATTGCCGGTAACCAGCACGCTGCGCGCGCCCAACACGCTGAAGCGTTTAGCGTCGGTGTCGGACTGAGCAAGACAGATTTCGAAACTTCCCAGCAGTGCGGAAATCGTCTTCGAGAATTTCTGCCAGCGTGGGAATGAGCGCTGCGACATCCGCGCATTGATCAGCGCCATCGGCAGGCGACGCTTCGCGGCCGACAGGATCAGGTTCGGCCAGAGATCGCTCTCGATGAACAGTGCCAGACTCGGATGCCAGTGGTCGAGAAAACGCGCGACGTAACGCGGGGAATCATAAGGGATGTATTGATGAATGATGTCGGGCGGAAAGCGCTTGGCGATGATGGCCGCCGAGGTCACCGTCCCGGACGTGAGCAAGATGCGCATGTTCGATGCACGCAAGCGCTCGATGAGCGTCGCTGCAGCCAGCACTTCGCCGACGCTGGCACCGTGCACCCAGACCAGCGGTCCGGCCGGACGTTCGATCGCGGCAATGCCGCGGCGTTCATCGATGCGTTCGGGATCTTCCTTGCCTTTGCGCAGACGCCGCTTCATCAGCAGCGGCACCATCGGCGTCAGCGAGGACGACAGGCGACGATAGGCGCGCAGCGTGATCGGCAGGGTCTCAGGCATGACGATCGCCATCCGGCCGGCCGACGGCTTCATAAGCGCGGCGCGTGGCATCGTTCAGCGTCGCTTCCAGCCGCTGGCGTAGTTCTTCCATCATGGCGCTGTCGGCGTCTGGCGGCACGGTCATCGGCTCGCCGCCGACCAGCGCACCGCGGCCGAATGGCAGATTGATGGTGGTGTGATCCCAGTTGTTCAGCTGATAGAAGCGGCTGGTCGCCATCGCGAAAGGCATGATCGGCCGCCCGCTCTCGCGCGCCAGCATGATGATGCCGAGGCCCGCGATGCGCGAGCGCTTCGGCACATCGGCGGTGAGCGCCATGTTGACGCCGCTCTCCAGCACCCGCACCATTTCCTTGAAGGCGCCGACGCCGCCCTTGCGATGGAAGGCGCCACCGTGATCGCCGGAACCGCGCACGGTCGAGATGCCGAGCCGCTCCGCCGCCAGCGCATTGAACTCGCCGTCGCGATGCTTCGAGATCAGCACCGCACCGCGATAGTCCTTCTGCTTGATGAAGGGCGTCATCAAGTGCTGGCCATGCCAGAAGGCGAGAATGACCGGCATCTCGGGTTCGACGATGTCATAGACATCGACGGGATCGAAACTGAACTTGTTGGTCTTCCACACAAGGCGCAAAAATTCGGCCGCGAGGAACCCCGCGGCACGTTGCACCCAGCTGCTGCGCAGCGTGTTTCGCAGCAGACGTTTCAAGTGGCGGGCTTTGCGTCTTGACCCGGATCGAGCAGTCGATGGAGATGGACGATGAAGTAGCGCATATGCGCGTTGTCGACGGTGGACTGCGCCTTCGCCTTCCAGGCGACCAGCGCCGATGCGTAGTTCGGGTACACGCCGACGATATCGACCTGATCGAGGTCCTTGAAGGTAAAACCCTTCAGGTCGGTGAGTTCGCCACCGATGACCAGATGAAGCAGTTGCTGTGGTGTGTCGGACATAGGTTCTTCCTGCAGCGGCCGGCTGCGATCAGTTTTGCAGAAAAGGATGGTGCGGCTGGTTACGCCCGGTTGATCCGGAACTGCTCAACGATATGGGCATGACGATCGGCCCCCGCTGCTACCAGCAACCCGTGCGTGACTTCCCGGCGATTATACAAAATGGGATCGCCCGAAAGCTCGCTCATTCTACCATTCGCTTCATTCACGATCAAATCCGCAGCCGCCAGATCCCAGTCCTTGCTCTGGCCGCCGGCGAAAGCCGCGTCCAGCCGTCCATTGGCGATCCAGCACAACCGCAGCGCTAACGACCCGATTCGCGGATGCAGCACCAGTTCCTCGGGATGCGGCAAACGCTCCACCAGAGGTTTGGGGCCGGCAATGCGGGTGAAATCGAGCGCCGTCCCCGGCGTTGCCTGCACGGGCTTGCCGTTACAGGTCGTTCCCTGCCCGCGCCGGCTGAGGAAAAATTCATCTGTGGACGGTGCATAGACCGCGGCCATGACCGGCCGGTGTTCCTCGACCAGTGCGACACAAACGCACCAGTCCTCGCGACCGGCGAGATAGCTGCGGGTGCCGTCGATGGGATCGATGATCCATGTGAGCTGCTTGCCGAGGCGGGCGTCGCCGTCGAGGCTTTCCTCCGACAGCCAGCCATAATCCGGCGTAGCGCTGCGCAGGCGCTGCTCGATCAGGTCGTTGAGCGCGATATCGGCTTCCGACACCGGCGAGGATTCGCCCTTGATCCATTTGCGCAGTTCGGTATGGAACATCGACAGGCCGAGCGCGCCGGCCTCGCGCACGGTGTGTTCCATCAGCGCGAAGTCGCGCGCCAGCGCTGCGGATTTATCAGCGTCCGGCAATCGTCAGTCCCTCGACGCGCACGGTCGGCGCGTTGACGCCGTATTTGAAACTGAGGTCGTTCGCCGGCACCAGCGACTTGAACATCTCGAAAAGATGGCCGGCGATGGTGATCTCACTCACCGCATAAGTGAGCTTGCCATTCTCGATCCAGAAGCCGCCGGCACCGCGGCTGTAGTCGCCGGTCACGCCATTGACGCCGGAGCCGATGAGGTCGGTGACGTAAAAGCCTTCCTTGATGTCGGCGATCAGATCCTCGGGCGACACATCGCCCGCTTCCATATGCAGATTGTAAGCGCCCGGCGATGGCGACGACGACACGCCGCGATGCGCATGGCCGGTGGTCTGCAGTCCGAGTTCGCGCGCGGTTGCGCAATCCAGCAGCCACGTCGTCAAAACGCCGTCATCGATCAGCGCGCGCTTCACGGTCGCGACGCCCTCGGCATCAAAGCTCTGCGAGCGCAGACCGCGCACGCGCAGGGGATCGTCGATGATGCGGATATTGCTGCTGAACAGCTGCTTGCCCAGACTGTCCTTCAGGAAGGTCGTCTTGCGCGCCACCGATGCGCCATTGGCCGCACCGATGACGTGGCCCACCAGCGAATTCGACACGCGGGGATCATAGACCACCGGCACCTTGCAGGTTGCGACCTTGCGCGGATTGGCGCGCGCCACCGTGCGCTCGCCGGCGAGCTTGCCGACAGCGGCAGGCGACTCCAGATCGGACGCATGCAGCGCGGAGGTGAATGCGTAGTCGCGCTCCATCTTGGTGCCGTCGCCGACAATGGCGGTCATAGACACGCCGTGGCTGGAGCGCAGATAGGAGCCGTGGAAGCCGGTTGAGGTCACTAGCACCATGCCGCCGATCCCTGTCGAGGCCGATGCGCCGCCGGACTTGGTGACGCCGGAAACCGCGAGTGCAGCTTGTTCAGCTTCGATCGCGCGACGTTCGAGTTCGCCGACCGACGGCACGACGGGATCGAGCACGTCGAGATCCGGAAACGTCTTCGCCAGCAATTCGGGATCAGCGAGCCCGACATATTTGTCGTCAGGCGCCACACGCGCCATCGCCACCGCGCGTTCGGCCAGCTGCGCAGCACTGTCGCCGGACATGTCATTGGTGGAGATCACCGCCTGACGGCGCCCGACGAACACGCGCAGGCCGACATCGTCGCCCTCGGAGCGCTCCGATGCTTCCACCTTGCCATCGCGCACCTCGACGCCATGCGAGACCCCGCGCACGGCGACCGCGTCTGCCGCATCCGCACCGGCGCGCTTGGCGGCCTCGACGAGGCGTTGCGCCAGATTGGACAATGCGGATTGATCGAGCAGGTCGGAATTGTCGGATCGTACGGACGTCGCGTTTGGTGAAGAGATCACAAACAAAATCCCTGAATTTGGAGCGGTCGAGTGGGCGTCGGCGAAGCTCTACAGATGTGCCCGTTTTGCAGGGATTTCAAGCATTTGCCGCGCTGGATGGGTTGAATTTTCACCCCCGCGGCAAGGAGTCGTCAAGCATGCCGGTTTGGCTTTCATCAAGCATGCGATTCGGGTCGGATTCTCTTAACCAGCCTTTTTAAGCGAATCCGGGACCCGCTCTGGCAAGCTCCTCCCATCGACCGGAAGCATAATTCCGGCGGGGAGATAAAAAGCCGTGGGGCATCAAACAGCAATCGAGGCGTCCGCCTCATCGACCTCGGGATCGAGCAGCGCCGTGCGGCTCGATCCCCATTCACTGCCGCTTCGCTTCGAAGCACATGACAATCGCGCCGACGGCTATGTCCGGCGCGTCGAACTGCATCGCGAGCGTGTCGTCCTGCATCGTGCCGTCCGCGGCATGCGCATGGCGATCAATGTGCGCGTCAGCGATTTCATGGGCGTCGCGTTGCGCGGGCTCGATGACGGCAAGATGCTGGTTCTGAAGCATCGCGATCCGTCATTGTCGATCCCGCTGCTCGTCAGCTCGGATATCGAGGAGATCGAGATGGCCTGGCCGATGTGGAGCGAAATCTTCGCCCTTCCGCAATTGCCGGAAGAGAAGCCGATCGAGCCGGCGCAACGCCGCCGTCGCCGCAATGCCATTCGTGAACGCCGCCCACGTTTCCTGATGCGCCGTCGTGTCGGTGCGTTGTTGAACGAGGCTGGTCACTACAAAGGCGAGCGCGAGATTATTGCGCGGAACTGAGACTGTAGCCCGGATGAAGCGAAGCGAAATCCGGGATTCAGAGCCTCAACAATTCGCCGGTCCCCGGATTGCGCTGCGCTCCATCCGAGCTACGGTAATCGCAACACTTTCCCCGGATTCATGATCTTCCCCGGATCAATCGCCAGCTTCACCCGCCGCAACAGATCCATCTCGACCTCCGACGTATAGAGCGGCAGGCGATCAATATGCATGCGGCCGATGCCATGCTCGGCGCTGATGCTGCCACCACAGGCGACGCTTTCCTGATGCACGATCGTATTGGCCTGATGCGCCGCAGCCTCGCGCGCCGAGGCGTCCCCGATGTCATGGGGAAAGATCACGATCACATGGACATTGCCATCGCCCACATGGCCGCAATGCGCCACCTGGGCCTGCGGCAGTTCATTTGCGAGCCGCAACGTCACGCGTTCGAGAAATTCCGGCAGCGCCGAGACCGGCACCGATGTGTCGTTCGATGCCACGAAGCCCTCGCGCTTGCACGACTCCGAAATCGAGTGCCGCAAATTCCAGATGCGCTCGGCCTTGCTCTGATCGCTGGCGATCACCGCATCGATGATCAGGCCATCTTCCATCGCGGCACCAAGCGCCGTCTCCATGCTCTCGGATGCATTCCAGTCCGGCGAACTGTCAGCGAGTTCGAGCAGCACATACCAGGGCGCATCAGCCGCCATCGGACTGCCGCTGGTCACGCCTTGGCGCAGCACGATCTGCAACTGGCTCTGCGACATCAGCTCAAATGTCTCGACGCGTCCGCCGGTCACACGCTGCAATTCGCGCAGCAGCGCAATGGCCTGATCGACGCGCTCCAGCGCCACCATCGCCGTCGCCGATACGGCAAGCTTCGGATAGAGCTTGAGCACCGCCGCCGTCACGATACCGAGCGTACCTTCCGCGCCGACAAAGAGCTGCTTGAGATCGTAGCCGGTATTGTCCTTGCGCAGCGCCTTCAACCCGTTCCAGATCCGGCCATCGGGCAGCACGACCTCCAGCCCCAAGACCTGTTCGCGCATGTTGCCGTAGCGCAAGACACCGGTGCCGCCCGCATTGGTCGAGATCAGCCCGCCGACCTCGCAACTGCCGACACTGCCGAGCATGACGGGAAACTGCCGGTCATGTGTATCAGCCAGCGCGCGCATATCGGCAAGAATGCAGCCGGCGCCGACGGTCATCGCATTGTTGGGCAAATCGACGCGATGAACCTTGTTCAGCCGTGACACATTGACCAGCAACACCTCCGCTCCCTCAGGTACCGTCGCGCCACCGGTCAGGCCGGTATTGCCGGCCTGCGGCACGATTGCGATGCCGCGCTCGGCGCAGAGGCGGACCACGGCAGACACGTCCTCGGTGCTACCCGGAAGCGCAACGGCGAGCGCCGCGCGCTGGTAACGCCCGCGCCAGTCCTGCTCATAGGG
It contains:
- a CDS encoding DUF6101 family protein, encoding MGHQTAIEASASSTSGSSSAVRLDPHSLPLRFEAHDNRADGYVRRVELHRERVVLHRAVRGMRMAINVRVSDFMGVALRGLDDGKMLVLKHRDPSLSIPLLVSSDIEEIEMAWPMWSEIFALPQLPEEKPIEPAQRRRRRNAIRERRPRFLMRRRVGALLNEAGHYKGEREIIARN
- a CDS encoding DUF4170 domain-containing protein, encoding MSDTPQQLLHLVIGGELTDLKGFTFKDLDQVDIVGVYPNYASALVAWKAKAQSTVDNAHMRYFIVHLHRLLDPGQDAKPAT
- a CDS encoding TldD/PmbA family protein, with the protein product MISSPNATSVRSDNSDLLDQSALSNLAQRLVEAAKRAGADAADAVAVRGVSHGVEVRDGKVEASERSEGDDVGLRVFVGRRQAVISTNDMSGDSAAQLAERAVAMARVAPDDKYVGLADPELLAKTFPDLDVLDPVVPSVGELERRAIEAEQAALAVSGVTKSGGASASTGIGGMVLVTSTGFHGSYLRSSHGVSMTAIVGDGTKMERDYAFTSALHASDLESPAAVGKLAGERTVARANPRKVATCKVPVVYDPRVSNSLVGHVIGAANGASVARKTTFLKDSLGKQLFSSNIRIIDDPLRVRGLRSQSFDAEGVATVKRALIDDGVLTTWLLDCATARELGLQTTGHAHRGVSSSPSPGAYNLHMEAGDVSPEDLIADIKEGFYVTDLIGSGVNGVTGDYSRGAGGFWIENGKLTYAVSEITIAGHLFEMFKSLVPANDLSFKYGVNAPTVRVEGLTIAGR
- a CDS encoding 3-deoxy-D-manno-octulosonic acid transferase, whose amino-acid sequence is MPETLPITLRAYRRLSSSLTPMVPLLMKRRLRKGKEDPERIDERRGIAAIERPAGPLVWVHGASVGEVLAAATLIERLRASNMRILLTSGTVTSAAIIAKRFPPDIIHQYIPYDSPRYVARFLDHWHPSLALFIESDLWPNLILSAAKRRLPMALINARMSQRSFPRWQKFSKTISALLGSFEICLAQSDTDAKRFSVLGARSVLVTGNLKFDVQAPPGDAAKLDALKAATRGRPIVVASSTHPGEEEIILETHKALTNFFPSLLTVIVPRHAHRGEAIAEMVQANGLRVTMRSRGEAPSADVYVADTMGELGLFYRLTPVVFMGGSLVPHGGQNPIEPAKLGAAIVHGPHVFNFTDVYDALDRAGGARQANSSEQLVKLLGQMLGDRAARDISIDAAAQVVTRLGGGLDRTLHALEPYLMQLRFEMGGHHA
- the lpxK gene encoding tetraacyldisaccharide 4'-kinase, giving the protein MREPAFWQQRNSLLSRLLMPLGAVYGEITAARMMKQGTVVGIPVICVGNYHTGGAGKTPTTLALVKLLRELGETPVVLSRGHGGKLRGPVKVEPGRHSAADVGDEPLMMARDVPVVIARDRVGGAALARSTGASVIVMDDGFQNPAIAKDLSLIVIDGNRGLGNGRIFPAGPLRAPLDRQIPRTDALVVIGDGVAATGVSALVHGRGGKVFTARLKSDAASVQALQGKRVLAFAGIGDPGRFFRTLRHAGVDVAVEKVFADHHPYTTADIDALVVQARSQNLTLVTTEKDLVKLRDMPAAADIAGFAVALDVEDKDGLRSLVRETLNRAKAGTRR
- the purD gene encoding phosphoribosylamine--glycine ligase — translated: MNILLIGSGGREHALAWKLAASPLLTKLWCAPGNAGIAQEAECVALDVADHAAVITFCRDNKVDFVVVGPEAPLAAGIVDDLAAAGIKAFGPSKAAARLEGSKGFTKDICKANNIPTAAYERFNDADKAKAYIRAQGAPIVIKADGLAAGKGVVVAMTLQEAEDAIDMMLGGGFGAAGAEAVVEEFMVGEEASFFVLCDGENALPLVAAQDHKRVFDGDKGPNTGGMGAYSPAPVFTDAIQKRTMDEIILPTLKAMKAMGCPYKGVLFAGLMITDEGPKLIEYNARFGDPETQVLMVRLMSDLLPALIASADGQLKNFDLRWFPDPALTVVMAAKGYPGDYDKGTRIAGIDRAEQIEGVEVFHAGTKASGDWILANGGRVLNVTASAKTVGEAQRRAYEAIGLINWPEGFCRRDIGWQAVARERGGK
- a CDS encoding lysophospholipid acyltransferase family protein, which translates into the protein MKRLLRNTLRSSWVQRAAGFLAAEFLRLVWKTNKFSFDPVDVYDIVEPEMPVILAFWHGQHLMTPFIKQKDYRGAVLISKHRDGEFNALAAERLGISTVRGSGDHGGAFHRKGGVGAFKEMVRVLESGVNMALTADVPKRSRIAGLGIIMLARESGRPIMPFAMATSRFYQLNNWDHTTINLPFGRGALVGGEPMTVPPDADSAMMEELRQRLEATLNDATRRAYEAVGRPDGDRHA
- a CDS encoding DUF2093 domain-containing protein, whose amino-acid sequence is MLNKFGPSGNGEAKLQYLDGDFRVVAPGTYVTCAISGERIPLDELKYWSVDRQEAYATHTAVLKRLYPEQVK
- a CDS encoding FAD-binding oxidoreductase translates to MPLSESERLNFLRAIAEIIGDKNLRTGVDAEPYEQDWRGRYQRAALAVALPGSTEDVSAVVRLCAERGIAIVPQAGNTGLTGGATVPEGAEVLLVNVSRLNKVHRVDLPNNAMTVGAGCILADMRALADTHDRQFPVMLGSVGSCEVGGLISTNAGGTGVLRYGNMREQVLGLEVVLPDGRIWNGLKALRKDNTGYDLKQLFVGAEGTLGIVTAAVLKLYPKLAVSATAMVALERVDQAIALLRELQRVTGGRVETFELMSQSQLQIVLRQGVTSGSPMAADAPWYVLLELADSSPDWNASESMETALGAAMEDGLIIDAVIASDQSKAERIWNLRHSISESCKREGFVASNDTSVPVSALPEFLERVTLRLANELPQAQVAHCGHVGDGNVHVIVIFPHDIGDASAREAAAHQANTIVHQESVACGGSISAEHGIGRMHIDRLPLYTSEVEMDLLRRVKLAIDPGKIMNPGKVLRLP
- a CDS encoding 3'(2'),5'-bisphosphate nucleotidase CysQ; this encodes MPDADKSAALARDFALMEHTVREAGALGLSMFHTELRKWIKGESSPVSEADIALNDLIEQRLRSATPDYGWLSEESLDGDARLGKQLTWIIDPIDGTRSYLAGREDWCVCVALVEEHRPVMAAVYAPSTDEFFLSRRGQGTTCNGKPVQATPGTALDFTRIAGPKPLVERLPHPEELVLHPRIGSLALRLCWIANGRLDAAFAGGQSKDWDLAAADLIVNEANGRMSELSGDPILYNRREVTHGLLVAAGADRHAHIVEQFRINRA
- the xseA gene encoding exodeoxyribonuclease VII large subunit codes for the protein MPKTAAAPLTNSTEFTVSELSQALKRTVEDAYGNVRVRGEITGFRGPHSSGHCYFSLKDESAKIEAVIWKGVHGRMRFRPQEGLEVIATGKLTTYPGSSKYQIVIEALEPAGVGALMALMEERKRKLGAEGLFDEARKQLLPYLPDVIGVVTSPTGAVIRDILHRLEDRFPRHVLVWPVRVQGEGSAEQVAAAIHGFNALDIGGKIPRPDLLIVARGGGSLEDLWSFNEEIVVRAAAESMIPLISAVGHETDITLIDFASDKRAPTPTAAAEMAVPVRAELLVEIGTFERRMMLCWQRAQESRRNELRAAARALPNAGDLLAIPRQRLDGAGASLPRALKANTHAHHRRFVEASSGLTLRVLRAQIAHATQRQTVYGERLKLSARALLRQRRDRFANLELRLKASKSANAQAQRNAITRDRERTLRLTERARRALTTLLQRQQARVDASNKLLAALSYRSVLARGFALVRDEQGAALHAAAAIDAGARLSIEFSDGRVGVTADGDHPAPVRAAKPAAAKPATSKSAKKIDQGSLF